DNA sequence from the Deltaproteobacteria bacterium genome:
CGAACTGCTCGACGGTGCGCGCCTGCGCGCCCTGATCGAACGGCACATGCCGAAGAAGCTCGACGCGATCGAGGGCTATCGGGGCTTCTGATCGCGGCCGCCCGCCGCCGCCCGCGCCCGGCGCGCGCCGCTTCGTCGCGCCACGGCGCGTGCATCCGTGCATCGTCTCACGCGAGCCAAGTCGCCCGGCGTTGCGCCACTGCGGACGCCGCCGCCCGGCGCGCCGCCGCCTGCCGGGTCCGTTCGCCGGCGCCGGATTAGCGCTGCATGTCCTTGAGGATCTCGTCGCGGCGCCCCTGCTCGATGAGCCGGTCGTTGCGCCGCGCCTCCTTGAAGCCCCAGCCGAGAAAGAACGCGACCACGAACAGCATGCCGACGATCGGGATGTTGTCGGGCTTGAGCAGGATGAGTCGGAAGTTTTCCCACCATTCCATGGCGCTGGCTCCTGTGCGCGGCAGGCCGCCGCGGTCGATGTCGGGGACCGCCGGAGCATACGCGACCCCGCGCGGATTCGCGCTAGCATGTAGCGTCCAATACGGCGCCGTGTCAAGGGTACGACTGGATAAGCTCCTGGTTTCACGCGGGCTCGCCCCGTCGCGCGACCGCGCGCAGGCGCTCATCGCGGCGGGCGCGGTCGAGGTCGACGGCGTCGTCGCGCGCAAGGCCGCGTCGCAGGTCGCGCGGTCCGCCGCCGTGCGCGTGCGCGACGCCCCGCCGCCGCGATACGTGTCGCGCGGCGGCCTCAAGCTCGAACGCGGGCTCGACGCGTTCGGCATCGACCCGGCGGGAGCGGTCGCCCTCGACGTGGGCGCGTCCACCGGCGGCTTCACCGACGTGCTACTCCAGCGCGGCGCCGCGAGGGTGTACGCCCTCGACGTCGGCTACGGCCAGCTCGCGTGGTCGCTGCGCACCGACCCGCGCGTGGTCGTGATCGAGCGAAAGAACATCCGCTACGCGACGCGCGAACACATCCCCGAGGAGTGCGACCTCGCGGTCATCGACACCTCGTTCATCTCCTTGCGCCTCGTGTTGCCACCGGTCGCTGCCCTCATTGGCCCGGACAAGCCGATCGTCGCGCTCGTCAAGCCGCAGTTCGAGGTCGGCCGCGACAAGGTGGGCAAGGGGGGGGTCGTCCGCGACCCCGCGGACCGCCTCGCCGCGGTCGACGGCATCCGCGCGTGGGCGCGGCAGCACGGGTTCGCCGCCGGCGACGCGGTCGAGTCGCCGATCGCCGGGCCGGCGGGCAACGTCGAGTACTTGCTTTTGCTAAGGTCGCCCGCGTCATGAGGGTGCTCGTCACCGGCGCCGCCGGCTTCATCGGCTCGCACACCTGCGAGCGGCTCGTCGCTCGCGGCCACGACGTCGTGGGCCTCGATCGATTCGACGACTTCCTGTACCCGGCGGCGCCCAAGCGGGCCAACGCCGACGACCTGCGCGCGGCGCTGCCCGGCGACCGGTTCCGCCTCGTCGAGGGCGACATCTGCGACGGAGAACTCGTCGCGCGCCTCGTCGGCGACGTCGACGCCGTGTGCCACCTGGCCGCCCTCGCCGGCGTGCGCCCGTCGCTGCGCGACCCGCGCCGCTACGTGCGCGTCAACCTCGAGGGCACCCTGTCGGTGTTCGAGGCGTGCCGCGCCGCCGGCGTCCGGCGCGTGGCGTTCGCGTCGTCGAGTTCCGTGTACGGCAAGCGCGCGGCCGGCCGCGCGTTCCGCGAGGACGACCCGTGCCTCGAGCCGGCGTCGCCCTACGGCGCCACCAAGCGCGCCGGCGAACTCCTGTGTTCGACGTATCGCGACCTGTACGGGCTCGGCGTCAGCGCGCTGCGGTTCTTCACCGTCTACGGCCCGCGGCAGCGGCCGGACATGATGGTCCACAAACTGCTGCGCGCGGTCGTCACCGGCGAGCCGGTGCCGGTTTACGGCGACGGCACGTCGGCGCGGGACTACACGTTCATCGACGACATCGTCGCGGGCACCATCGCCGCCGTCGAGCGCGTGCAACCGGGCGCGTTCGAGATCTACAACCTCGGCGGCCACGAAACGACCACGTTGGCGGACCTCGTCGCGACCGTCGAGCGGGTCACCGGGCATCCGGTGCCGATCGACCGGCAACCGATGCAGCCGGGCGACGTGCCGCTCACGTTCGCCGACGTCACGAAAGCGGCGCGCGACCTCGACTACGCGCCGACGACCGACGTCGCCACGGGAATCGCCCGCTACTGGGAGTGGTTCCGCGGGCGGCCGATGCCGTAGTAGGCGAATCCGAGCCCGGCGAGTTCGGCCGGGTTCCACACGTTGCGGCCGTCGAACACGGCGCGCGTGCGCATCGCCGCCGCGACGCGCGAAAAGTCGGGCCGGCGAAACACCTTCCATTCCGTCACCAGCGCGAGCGCGTCCGCGCCCTCGACCGCGGCGTACATGTCCGGTGCGTACGTCACGCGGTCGCCGAGCTCGCGGCGCGCGGTGTCGATGGCCTGCGGGTCGTAGGCGGTCACCGCGGCGCCCGCCGCGAGCAGATCGTCGATCAGCGCGAGCGCGGGCGACTCGCGCACGTCGTCGGTCTCCGGTTTGAACGCGAGCCCCCACACGGCGATTCGCTTGCCGGTCAGCGTGCCTCCGTCGCCGCCGATCCGCTCGCGGATCCGCGCGCCCAGCACCCGCTTTTGCCGCTCGTTCGCCCGGTCGGCCGCCTCGACCACGCTGAGTTCGACCCCGTAGCCGCGCGCGGTGTGTGCCAGCGCGCGAATGTCCTTGGGAAAGCAGCTTCCGCCGAAGCCGGGACCCGGAAACAAGAACTTCGGCCCGATGCGCGGGTCGGAGCCGATGCCGCGGCGCACCGCTTCGATGTCTGCTCCGACTGCTTCCGCGAGCAGCGCCAACTCGTTCATGAACGAGATGCGCGTGGCGAGCATCGCGTTCGCCGCGTACTTGGCCAGCTCGGCCGACTGGACGTCGGTCACGAGTATCCGGTCGTTGGTGCGCACGAACGGCGCGTACAGGTTGCGCAACGTGGCAATGCCGCGCTCGTCGTCGCAGCCGACGATGACGCGCGCCGGCTTCATGAAGTCGTTGACCGCGTCCCCTTCCTTGAGGAACTCCGGGTTGGACGCGACCGCGAACGGGTGCCGGGTCTCTTCCGCGATGATTTCCCGGACGCGGCGCGCGGTGCCGACGGGCACGGTGCTCTTGGTCGCGATGACCGCCCACCCGGTGAGCGCTCGCCCGATCGAGCGCGCGGCGTCGAACACGTGTTCGAGGCGTGCGCCGCCGCCGTAGCTGCCCTGCGGCGTGCCGACCGCGATGAGCACCACGTCGGCGCCGGCGACCGCCTCGGCGACGTCGGTCGTAAACCGGAGCCGGCCGCCGGCCACGTTGCGGTCGACGATGGCGTCCAGGCCCGGCTCATAGATGGGCAGTTCGCCGCGGCGCAACCGGGCGACCCGGTCGGCGTCGATGTCCACGCACGTGACGTCGTTGCCGAAGTCCGAAAACCCTGCGCCGGCCACGAGGCCGACGTATCCCGTGCCGACAACTGCGATGCGCATGGGCCGACCCTACTCCAAAATCGCGCCGCGCCGCACGCCCGCACCCGGCCGAAGCGCCCGCGGGCGGCCCGCCGCCGCTACCGCGCGGCCGCGTGCCGGGGTACGCTTGCCGGCGTGTCGATCGAGGTCGCCCCGCTGTCGCACGACCATCTCGACGAAGCCGTCGCCCTGCTCGAGGCGTCGACACCGTTCGACCTCGCGGCGCGCGTGGCCGAGGAGAAGCTGTTCGGTGGCGCCCCGGCGGGCCCGGCGCGCGCGTTCGGCGCGCGCCGCGCCGGCGACCTGGCCGGCATCGTGGTCACGTCGGGCCGGTGGCTGCGCCTGTTCGTGGTCGCGCCGCGCCACCTCGGCCACGGGATCGGACGCGCCCTGCTCGACGCGGCCGAAGCCGACCTGCGCGCTCGCGGCGAGGCGCGCGCGCGCACGATGGACCAGCCGGGCAACTACCTGGCTCCCGGCATCGACGAGCGCAACGCCCCCACGATCGAGTGGTTCCGCCGCCGCGGCTACGCGCCCGTTCGCCGCAACACCAGCCTGGAGATCGACCTGCGCGACAACCCGAACGTGTCGGCCGCGCGCGCCCGCGCCCTCGCCGAGGCGGCCGCGGCGCGCGGCTACCAGGTGCGCCGCGCGTCGCGCGCCGACCGCGCCGCCCTGCGCCGCACGGTGGCCGGTGCGTTTTCGGAGGGCTGGGCGTTCGAGGTCGACCTGGCGCTGTCGACCACGCCCGAGGGCGTCCACGTCGCGGTCGCGCCGGACGGAACGATCGCCGCGTTCGCCGCGCACGACGGCAACAACCGCGGGTTGGGCTGGTTCGGGCCCGCCGGCACCCTGCCGGAGCATCGCGGCCGGGGGTTGGGCAGCGCCCTGCTCGTCGCGTGTCTCGAGGACGTGCGCGCCGCCGGCCACCGCACGTGCGTCGTGTCCTGGATTGGCCCGCGCGCATTTTATGACCGGGTGGCGGGCGTCGCAGGCGAGCGCCACTACGTCGTGCTCGAGAAGGCGCTGTGACCCGCGCGATGATCTTGTGCGCCGGCCTCGGCACCCGGCTCGGTCCTCTCGGCAAGGCGTACCCGAAGCCGCTGCTACCGATGTGCGACGTGCCGATCGTGCGCTACGGGATCGCCTTGCTCGTCGGCCACGGCATCCGCGACATCGTCATCAACACGCACTACCAACCCGAGCGGTTCCTCGCCGCGCTCGGCGACGGCACCGAGTTCGGCGCGCGGATCCGCTACTCGCACGAACCCGAGCTGCTCGGCACCGGCGGCGGCGTCAAACGCGCCCTGCCGTTGCTCGATCCCGACGGGGCCGACGAGCCGTTCTTCGTGGTCAACGGCAAGCTCGTGGTCGACGCCGATCTGCACGGATTGATGGCGGCGCATCGCGCCGCCGGCGACGTCCTCGCCACGCTGCTGGTCCGCCGCGTGCCGGACGCGGCGGACTGGGGTGCACTCGACGTCGGCCCTGACGGGCGCTTGCGCGACGTGTTCGCCGGCGGCGAGCACATGTTTTGCGGCGTTCACGTCGCGCGTCCGTCGGTGATCGCACGGCTGCCCGACGGCGAGGCCTGTTCGATCCGGCAAGGCTACCTGCCGTGGCTGCGCGCCGGCGCCGGCGCGATTGCCACCTTCGAGCACGCGGGCTACTTCGCCGAACACTCGACCCCCGAGCGCTACGTGCAGGGCAACATCGACCTGGCGCGCGGTGCGCGGCTGCGGTTTCCTCCCGCGCCGACGACCGGCGTCGACCCGGGCGCCGACGTGCACCCGACCGCCGAAGTCGTGCCGCCCGTGCGCATCGGTCCCGGCGCGCGCGTCGGCGCCGGCGCCCGCGTCGGGCCGGACGCGGTGGTGTGCCCGGGCGGAATCGTCCCGGCGGGGGCCCGCGTGACGCGCGCCGTCGTGTGGCCGGCGGCGCCCGGCGAGCCGCCGCCGCCGCCGATCGCGCTGCCGTGACCGCGGCGACGCGACCCGGCCGCGGCGATCGCACAGCGCGAGCCCCGCGGAGGCCGCGAGTTGGCCGCGGGGATCGGGCCGCGCGAGCCCGCGGAAGCCGCGAGTTGGCCGCGGGGATCGGGCCGCGCGAGCCCGCGGAAGCCGCGACCCGGCCGCGGGGATCGGGCCGCGCGAGCCCGCGGAAGCCGCGACCCGGCCGCGGCGTCACCGGCGCGGCGGCCGCGGGCACGTCGCCGGGTCGAGCGCGGCGTCCTTTTCGAAGCAGTCCTTGATGATGCGCCGCGCCGTGTGCTGTGCCTCGCGCAGCTCTCGCTGGCCGAGCGCCCCTTCCTTGCCGTTGAGCATCCCGAACAGTTGCGCCAGCGCCTCCGGCTGCGCCTGCGCCAGCCGGCACGACTCCGCCAACTCCGGCCGGGACTCCGCGCATGCGCACAGCCGCGCGACGTAGGCCTCGCATGCCTGGCGGCCGCGCTGTTGCTCCGCGTCCGACATCACCGGCGGCGCCGTCCACGGATCGGGCTCGTCGTCCGCTTTCTTCTTACATCCCGTCGCGCCGGCGATGCACGCGGCGGCGACGAGCGCGGCGCGGGTCCAGGCTCCGGTCACAGCGGTTCGATCCGGGCGAGCACGACCGTGATGTTGTCGATGCCGCCCTCTTCGTTGGCGCCCTCGATCAGCCGATCGACGGCCTTGTTGATGTCCGGCTCGCTGTCGAGCACGTGCGCGATCTGCGCGTCCGTGAGCATGCCGGACAGGCCATCGGAGCACAGCAGGTAGACGTCGCCGATCCGGGGCTGCTCGGTGAGGATATCGACCTGCACCGTCTCCTTCATGCCGAGCGCGCGCACGATCACGTTCTTGTGCGGCCAGTTCTGCGCCTCGTCGGCCGTGACTCGCTTCATCTTGATGTAGTCGTTGATGAGCGAGTGGTCCTCGGTCATCTGCGTGAGGCGACCGTCTCGATAGCGGTACACGCGGCTGTCTCCGACGTGGCCGATGAGCATCGTGTCGTCGAGGAAGTAGGTCGCGACCACGGTCGTGCCCATGCCCTTGCACTTGGCGTCCCTCTGGGCCAGCTCGTAGATTTCCAGGTTGGCCAGCATGATCGCCACCGTGAGCCGGTTGATGTCCGCGCGCAGGCCGCGGTCCACCTTGTAGGGCCATGTGAGCGGTTGCTGGTCGGCGGTTTCGAGGAAGTAGCGGACGATCGTCTCGACCGCCATCCGGCTGGCGACCTCGCCGGATGCGTGACCGCCCATGCCGTCCGCGACGATCGCGATCCGCTCGTGTTCCGGCAGGTACAACGCGTCCTCGTTGTGGTCGCGTTTGCGCCCCACATCGGTTTCGCCGGCGAACCGGACGCGCATGCCGTCGAGCGGGAACGAGACGCTCATGCGTGATCAACCTTACCAGCTTTACCATTTCAGACCAATTTCCCGAGTGTTACAATCGCGGACCATGCGCATCGCGACCGCAGTCGCCGCCGTCATCGCCGCGGCGCCCGGGTGGGCGCTCGCCCAGGACGTCGAGACGGTCAAGCCGTACATCGTGCTCATCCTCGACGTGTCCGGCTCGATGGACAGCGCCGTGAGCGGCCCGCCGGAGACGTGCTCGGGCGGCACATCGCGGTTCGACCACGCCCGCTGCGCCATCCAGAAGCTGGTCAACACGCACGGTGACGCCGTGTTCGCGCTCGCCCGGTTCCGCGCGGACGCGACCGGCGCGACGTGCAACGACTGCGACGGCGGCGGCATCGACTGCCAGGCGTGCAACGAGTCCAACGGCAACGGCTGCACATCGACGATGAACAGCCCGGACCGGTTCGAACTGCTCGTGCCGCTCACCGACGACAACGCCGACGCGATCTTGGCGTGGTCCAACT
Encoded proteins:
- a CDS encoding UDP-glucose/GDP-mannose dehydrogenase family protein, translated to MRIAVVGTGYVGLVAGAGFSDFGNDVTCVDIDADRVARLRRGELPIYEPGLDAIVDRNVAGGRLRFTTDVAEAVAGADVVLIAVGTPQGSYGGGARLEHVFDAARSIGRALTGWAVIATKSTVPVGTARRVREIIAEETRHPFAVASNPEFLKEGDAVNDFMKPARVIVGCDDERGIATLRNLYAPFVRTNDRILVTDVQSAELAKYAANAMLATRISFMNELALLAEAVGADIEAVRRGIGSDPRIGPKFLFPGPGFGGSCFPKDIRALAHTARGYGVELSVVEAADRANERQKRVLGARIRERIGGDGGTLTGKRIAVWGLAFKPETDDVRESPALALIDDLLAAGAAVTAYDPQAIDTARRELGDRVTYAPDMYAAVEGADALALVTEWKVFRRPDFSRVAAAMRTRAVFDGRNVWNPAELAGLGFAYYGIGRPRNHSQ
- a CDS encoding Stp1/IreP family PP2C-type Ser/Thr phosphatase; translation: MRVRFAGETDVGRKRDHNEDALYLPEHERIAIVADGMGGHASGEVASRMAVETIVRYFLETADQQPLTWPYKVDRGLRADINRLTVAIMLANLEIYELAQRDAKCKGMGTTVVATYFLDDTMLIGHVGDSRVYRYRDGRLTQMTEDHSLINDYIKMKRVTADEAQNWPHKNVIVRALGMKETVQVDILTEQPRIGDVYLLCSDGLSGMLTDAQIAHVLDSEPDINKAVDRLIEGANEEGGIDNITVVLARIEPL
- a CDS encoding GNAT family N-acetyltransferase — protein: MSIEVAPLSHDHLDEAVALLEASTPFDLAARVAEEKLFGGAPAGPARAFGARRAGDLAGIVVTSGRWLRLFVVAPRHLGHGIGRALLDAAEADLRARGEARARTMDQPGNYLAPGIDERNAPTIEWFRRRGYAPVRRNTSLEIDLRDNPNVSAARARALAEAAAARGYQVRRASRADRAALRRTVAGAFSEGWAFEVDLALSTTPEGVHVAVAPDGTIAAFAAHDGNNRGLGWFGPAGTLPEHRGRGLGSALLVACLEDVRAAGHRTCVVSWIGPRAFYDRVAGVAGERHYVVLEKAL
- a CDS encoding TlyA family RNA methyltransferase, with protein sequence MSRVRLDKLLVSRGLAPSRDRAQALIAAGAVEVDGVVARKAASQVARSAAVRVRDAPPPRYVSRGGLKLERGLDAFGIDPAGAVALDVGASTGGFTDVLLQRGAARVYALDVGYGQLAWSLRTDPRVVVIERKNIRYATREHIPEECDLAVIDTSFISLRLVLPPVAALIGPDKPIVALVKPQFEVGRDKVGKGGVVRDPADRLAAVDGIRAWARQHGFAAGDAVESPIAGPAGNVEYLLLLRSPAS
- a CDS encoding NAD-dependent epimerase/dehydratase family protein, coding for MRVLVTGAAGFIGSHTCERLVARGHDVVGLDRFDDFLYPAAPKRANADDLRAALPGDRFRLVEGDICDGELVARLVGDVDAVCHLAALAGVRPSLRDPRRYVRVNLEGTLSVFEACRAAGVRRVAFASSSSVYGKRAAGRAFREDDPCLEPASPYGATKRAGELLCSTYRDLYGLGVSALRFFTVYGPRQRPDMMVHKLLRAVVTGEPVPVYGDGTSARDYTFIDDIVAGTIAAVERVQPGAFEIYNLGGHETTTLADLVATVERVTGHPVPIDRQPMQPGDVPLTFADVTKAARDLDYAPTTDVATGIARYWEWFRGRPMP
- a CDS encoding NDP-sugar synthase; amino-acid sequence: MILCAGLGTRLGPLGKAYPKPLLPMCDVPIVRYGIALLVGHGIRDIVINTHYQPERFLAALGDGTEFGARIRYSHEPELLGTGGGVKRALPLLDPDGADEPFFVVNGKLVVDADLHGLMAAHRAAGDVLATLLVRRVPDAADWGALDVGPDGRLRDVFAGGEHMFCGVHVARPSVIARLPDGEACSIRQGYLPWLRAGAGAIATFEHAGYFAEHSTPERYVQGNIDLARGARLRFPPAPTTGVDPGADVHPTAEVVPPVRIGPGARVGAGARVGPDAVVCPGGIVPAGARVTRAVVWPAAPGEPPPPPIALP